In a single window of the Atlantibacter hermannii genome:
- the kpsC gene encoding polysialic acid capsule polysaccharide export protein KpsC, whose translation MSKYNLGGAWQLPADAAGKRVLLVPGQVEDDASIITGTLSINTNRDLLRTVRERNPAAFIVYKPHPDVVVGNRKGDIAPHEQALWADCEARDADIIQCIQLADEVHTMTSLSGFEALLHGKPVYCYGMPFYAGWGLTHDEHTLTRRTRQLRLEDLIYQALIAYPTYIHPVRQEPMTVEEAVTLLSNMPRGEMRAENKKLSRLSRQIRKAKMFYQVKFG comes from the coding sequence TTGAGTAAATATAACCTCGGCGGCGCATGGCAGCTTCCCGCTGACGCCGCTGGTAAACGCGTACTGCTGGTGCCCGGCCAGGTGGAGGATGACGCGTCAATCATCACCGGTACGTTATCCATCAACACGAACCGCGACTTGCTGCGTACCGTGCGCGAACGGAACCCCGCAGCGTTTATCGTCTATAAACCCCATCCCGACGTGGTGGTGGGTAATCGTAAAGGCGACATCGCGCCGCATGAACAGGCGTTATGGGCCGATTGTGAAGCGCGGGATGCCGACATCATCCAGTGCATCCAGTTAGCCGACGAGGTGCATACGATGACTTCGCTTTCGGGCTTCGAAGCATTACTGCACGGCAAACCGGTGTACTGCTACGGCATGCCGTTCTACGCAGGCTGGGGACTTACCCACGACGAGCATACGCTGACACGCAGGACGCGCCAGCTCCGTCTGGAGGACCTGATTTATCAGGCGCTAATTGCTTATCCCACGTATATCCATCCGGTACGCCAGGAGCCGATGACGGTGGAAGAAGCGGTAACGCTGTTAAGCAACATGCCGCGTGGAGAGATGAGGGCCGAGAATAAAAAGCTCAGCCGGTTAAGCCGCCAAATCCGCAAGGCGAAGATGTTTTACCAGGTGAAGTTTGGTTAA
- a CDS encoding KpsS protein, with the protein MQNTTVKTLLSGKRYLLLQGPMGPFFHDLANWLESLEREAVNVVFNGGDRYYCRDRSYLTFTQTPKEFASWLKATWQDYPFDTILCFGDCRALHVVAKRWAQAKGVRFMAFEEGYLRPHFITVEEGGVNAYSSLPRNPEFYRSLPKQPPAKVEALKPSAKRRIWHASWYYLVSWRYRSDFPRYRHHKPFSPWYEARCWIRAAWRKQWYKFRERNVLPRLQTELDQKYYLAILQVYNDSQIRHHSPYEDVRNYINDVMYSFARKAPADMHLVIKHHPMDRGHRLYGPLIKKLGKTYGVQDRVIYIHDQPMPAVLTHAKAVVTINSTAGLSALVHNKPLKVMGRALYDIKGLTYQGHLHQFWNADFTPDMKLFKKFREYLLENTQVNAVYYGFNKKDNFSLMNQTKLNEANANEANEFKQYKSYS; encoded by the coding sequence ATGCAAAACACAACCGTCAAAACACTCCTTTCCGGGAAGCGTTACCTGCTGCTTCAGGGGCCAATGGGGCCCTTTTTCCACGATCTGGCTAACTGGCTGGAAAGCCTGGAGCGCGAAGCAGTTAATGTGGTGTTTAATGGCGGCGACCGCTATTACTGTCGCGATCGTTCGTATCTGACGTTTACCCAGACGCCAAAGGAATTCGCCAGTTGGCTGAAGGCGACCTGGCAGGACTACCCTTTCGATACCATTCTCTGTTTCGGCGACTGTCGTGCGTTACATGTCGTCGCGAAACGCTGGGCACAGGCCAAAGGCGTACGGTTTATGGCCTTCGAAGAAGGTTATCTACGCCCGCACTTTATTACCGTAGAAGAAGGCGGGGTAAATGCTTACTCCTCCCTGCCGCGCAATCCGGAATTCTATCGCAGCCTTCCGAAGCAACCGCCTGCGAAAGTAGAAGCGCTGAAACCCTCCGCGAAACGGCGTATCTGGCATGCAAGCTGGTATTATCTGGTGAGCTGGCGTTACCGTTCAGACTTCCCCCGCTACCGTCATCACAAACCGTTTTCGCCCTGGTATGAAGCTCGTTGCTGGATCCGGGCGGCATGGCGCAAGCAATGGTATAAGTTCAGAGAGCGCAACGTGCTGCCGCGCCTGCAAACCGAGCTCGATCAAAAATATTATCTGGCGATTTTGCAGGTTTATAACGACAGCCAGATCCGCCATCACAGTCCGTATGAGGACGTGCGTAATTATATTAATGATGTGATGTACTCGTTCGCCCGGAAAGCGCCAGCCGACATGCATCTGGTGATCAAGCACCACCCGATGGATCGCGGACATCGCCTGTACGGGCCGCTGATTAAAAAGCTCGGCAAAACCTATGGCGTTCAGGATAGGGTGATTTATATTCACGACCAGCCTATGCCAGCCGTATTGACTCATGCTAAGGCGGTAGTGACGATAAACAGTACTGCGGGGCTCTCAGCGCTGGTGCATAACAAACCGCTGAAAGTGATGGGCCGGGCCCTGTACGACATAAAAGGATTAACGTATCAGGGCCATTTGCATCAGTTCTGGAATGCCGACTTTACGCCGGATATGAAACTGTTTAAGAAGTTTAGAGAGTATTTACTGGAGAATACGCAGGTTAATGCGGTTTATTATGGATTTAATAAGAAAGATAATTTTTCTTTAATGAATCAAACTAAATTAAACGAAGCCAATGCAAATGAAGCCAACGAATTTAAACAGTATAAAAGCTACAGCTAA
- a CDS encoding capsule O-acetyl transferase has protein sequence MNIRNFFDSSVVSKEFFTKETMDAEVVRIPFHEFSGLELQGNIGENNYLYIKKSDYTYFSLNKKKFINVHNWSPSPLTDTQIFLLSRTGVINVRTRSSGGRIIIGHNFKGSFEARIINADSVLVLGDDVTCHGTRYQIHGNGIYIGRRCLFSEEVIIQGHDAHAIIDLTNNEVINSGDKITKISSYVWIGRRVTIMPGSYVGKGSVIGATSTVTKTIPPFSLAVGVPARVIKSNISWCRTRDEFDEKSKKIIEQLSSINN, from the coding sequence ATGAATATTAGAAATTTTTTTGATAGTTCAGTTGTTTCGAAAGAATTTTTTACAAAAGAGACAATGGATGCAGAAGTAGTGAGAATTCCTTTTCACGAATTTTCCGGCCTTGAGTTACAAGGTAATATTGGAGAGAATAATTATTTGTATATTAAAAAATCAGATTACACATATTTCAGTCTTAATAAAAAGAAATTTATTAATGTTCATAATTGGAGCCCGTCTCCCTTAACTGATACGCAAATATTTTTGCTTAGTAGAACTGGGGTTATTAATGTCAGAACAAGAAGTTCTGGAGGGAGAATTATTATAGGACACAATTTTAAAGGATCTTTTGAGGCTAGAATAATTAACGCTGATTCCGTATTGGTACTAGGTGATGATGTCACTTGCCATGGTACACGGTATCAAATACATGGCAATGGAATTTATATTGGCAGAAGGTGTCTTTTTTCTGAAGAAGTCATTATCCAGGGGCATGATGCACATGCAATTATTGATTTAACTAATAATGAAGTTATCAATTCTGGAGATAAAATCACCAAAATAAGTTCATATGTTTGGATCGGGCGCAGGGTTACAATTATGCCCGGATCCTATGTTGGTAAAGGCTCAGTTATTGGTGCTACTTCAACTGTTACAAAAACAATCCCTCCGTTCTCGCTAGCAGTTGGCGTTCCTGCTAGAGTCATAAAGTCTAATATCTCTTGGTGTCGAACCAGAGATGAATTTGATGAAAAGTCCAAGAAAATCATTGAACAGTTATCATCTATCAACAATTAG
- a CDS encoding Domain of uncharacterised function (DUF23) codes for MKIAVCAICRNEYLYLKEWVSFYKLVGFDDIFIYDNLSNDGTSELMLALDAENIIKRVFWPRIEGVPPQRSAYSHFINNFSSDYDFVLICDLDELLIVPDYNVKLFLKHALHDNPHIGAIAIPWLIFGSGGQEDYKNELVVDRFINCDESVSNVVKTIFRPSCVQNMRTHICDLISGEYVAGDLTPASWHEIHPHWVINNNEDGAVIYYYYTKSKGEWIKRRSLPKADRPTLEKRHTDEYELYSKQTRVNLKAKALSAGIYSIIQSIDASLEGLSTRFNQLKIKVIDLTNDWIFGVVEGAFEGVVILNLIINSELEFKIKVESLGNNNTPFIFKLKWFSPKIDNINLTLVGTGVSTTIKPQHFSDLNQKFKLLCEHFPSAEEHIFSSFVSLVGHGIDPKNTYIARALIFNKYLKHKFFINHMLNYIESGNASELLEFVSKNSNYRKFLPKNII; via the coding sequence ATGAAAATAGCAGTTTGTGCAATTTGCCGTAATGAATATTTATACTTGAAAGAATGGGTTTCATTTTACAAGTTAGTCGGCTTTGATGATATTTTTATCTATGACAACTTAAGCAATGATGGTACTAGCGAGTTAATGCTGGCGCTAGATGCTGAAAATATTATTAAACGCGTTTTTTGGCCAAGAATAGAGGGTGTACCCCCTCAGAGATCTGCATACTCACATTTTATAAATAATTTTAGTTCAGACTATGACTTCGTTCTTATATGTGATCTTGATGAGCTCCTAATCGTTCCTGATTATAATGTAAAACTTTTTTTAAAACATGCTCTGCATGATAATCCTCATATAGGGGCAATTGCCATTCCTTGGCTTATTTTTGGGTCTGGTGGGCAGGAGGATTATAAGAATGAGTTGGTTGTTGACAGATTCATAAACTGCGATGAATCGGTATCAAATGTTGTAAAAACCATTTTCCGACCATCATGCGTACAGAATATGCGTACCCATATTTGTGATTTAATCTCTGGGGAGTATGTTGCGGGTGATCTTACACCAGCGAGTTGGCATGAAATACATCCTCATTGGGTCATAAATAACAACGAAGATGGTGCAGTAATATATTATTATTATACAAAATCTAAAGGGGAATGGATTAAGCGCCGTAGCCTCCCTAAGGCTGATAGACCAACGCTCGAAAAGCGACATACAGATGAATATGAGTTGTATTCGAAGCAAACAAGGGTGAATCTAAAAGCTAAGGCATTATCCGCTGGGATATACTCTATAATTCAATCCATAGATGCTTCATTAGAAGGTCTTTCAACTCGATTCAATCAGTTAAAGATAAAGGTAATTGATTTAACAAATGATTGGATTTTTGGAGTGGTTGAGGGTGCTTTTGAAGGAGTAGTTATATTAAATTTAATTATTAATTCCGAACTTGAGTTCAAAATTAAAGTTGAATCGCTTGGTAACAATAACACACCTTTTATTTTTAAACTCAAATGGTTTTCACCTAAAATTGATAATATTAATTTAACACTTGTTGGAACTGGGGTAAGCACCACAATTAAACCGCAGCATTTTTCAGATCTGAATCAAAAATTCAAATTGCTATGTGAACATTTTCCTTCAGCTGAAGAACATATATTTTCAAGTTTTGTGTCATTGGTAGGACATGGTATAGATCCAAAAAATACTTATATAGCACGCGCTTTGATATTTAATAAATACCTTAAACACAAATTTTTTATCAATCACATGTTAAATTATATAGAAAGTGGTAATGCTTCGGAATTATTGGAATTCGTTTCTAAAAATTCCAATTATCGAAAATTCTTACCAAAAAATATCATTTAA
- the sacB gene encoding putative glycosyltransferase has product MLQRKISKLITNPNLFFYDMFRKRLFKDQPLYEINKKEDKKIKAGSDSIRITPNINIFELQRYGIIKYLQGNLNCGLAPVDGSDKNSILLWSGYLSGLLSFLKDVKNAMSMNITIYTMGGGFSHTSKLLDELNIKFLESKLISRPDFVVEMSNEIGDLYVLHFYLYDLNSEGFVQVRSSKALIKKCTADEFPLIYNGEVTRPKKIDAVYTWVNHADTNWQAKWSQSFPDETFDPDRFTSNDELKYSLRSLNKYAPWLNHIYVVSNCEKPEWLKEHEKISWVNHEEIFPNNDMLPSFNSHAIECCLHNIKNLEENFIYLNDDFILSQPCLPNDFFDDCGRSISYFEPYGMVFDKNTRKEIPDYLQAAINSHKLLKEKFSDYSARNLHRHVPYAMKRSVLKEIESNFPNAIQRTRYEKRRSETDINLTSFFYHHYAFVTGNAVSADLNGLIVRPENIKNILGKNSYKYKILCFNDGNGSSENINYKKETLKFFNERLAEKACWE; this is encoded by the coding sequence ATGTTGCAAAGAAAAATATCAAAATTGATTACCAATCCTAATCTTTTTTTCTATGATATGTTTAGGAAGAGGCTTTTTAAAGATCAACCTTTATACGAAATTAATAAAAAAGAAGATAAAAAAATCAAAGCAGGATCAGATTCAATTCGAATTACTCCTAATATTAATATTTTTGAATTGCAGCGATACGGGATTATAAAATACCTTCAAGGGAATTTAAATTGTGGTTTAGCTCCAGTAGATGGTAGTGATAAAAATAGTATATTATTATGGAGTGGTTATCTTAGTGGACTACTTTCATTTTTGAAAGATGTAAAAAACGCCATGTCTATGAATATTACTATTTATACAATGGGTGGAGGGTTTAGTCATACAAGTAAGTTGCTCGACGAGTTAAATATCAAATTTTTAGAATCAAAATTGATTAGCCGTCCTGATTTCGTGGTGGAGATGAGTAATGAAATCGGAGACTTATATGTTCTTCATTTTTACCTTTATGATTTGAACTCTGAAGGATTTGTACAAGTTAGATCAAGTAAGGCTCTAATAAAAAAATGCACCGCAGATGAGTTTCCATTAATTTATAATGGGGAAGTAACTCGCCCTAAAAAAATTGATGCGGTTTATACGTGGGTTAATCATGCAGATACAAATTGGCAAGCAAAGTGGAGTCAATCATTCCCTGACGAAACTTTTGACCCTGATAGATTTACAAGCAATGACGAATTAAAATATTCACTTCGCTCTTTGAATAAATACGCCCCGTGGTTAAATCACATATATGTTGTGAGTAATTGTGAAAAACCAGAATGGCTTAAAGAACATGAAAAAATAAGCTGGGTAAATCACGAAGAAATTTTCCCAAATAACGATATGTTACCTTCCTTTAATTCTCATGCAATTGAGTGTTGTTTACATAATATAAAGAATTTAGAAGAAAATTTTATATATTTAAATGATGACTTCATTCTGTCTCAGCCATGCTTACCTAATGACTTTTTTGATGACTGCGGAAGATCAATTTCTTATTTTGAGCCCTATGGAATGGTTTTTGATAAAAATACAAGAAAAGAAATTCCTGATTACTTACAGGCAGCTATAAATTCTCATAAGCTTTTAAAAGAAAAATTCTCAGACTACAGTGCGCGGAATTTACATCGACACGTACCCTACGCGATGAAAAGATCTGTTCTCAAAGAAATCGAAAGCAATTTCCCAAATGCTATCCAAAGAACTCGTTATGAAAAACGCCGCTCTGAAACAGATATCAATTTAACCTCTTTCTTTTATCATCATTATGCATTTGTAACAGGAAATGCGGTTAGTGCAGATCTTAATGGACTTATTGTAAGGCCGGAGAATATAAAAAATATCCTTGGGAAAAATTCCTATAAATACAAAATATTATGTTTTAACGATGGCAATGGTAGCTCTGAAAATATCAATTATAAAAAAGAAACATTGAAATTTTTTAATGAAAGACTAGCCGAAAAAGCGTGCTGGGAATAA
- a CDS encoding putative Capsule biosynthesis protein, translating into MNDSLNDLLTILIPIDLRYRKKDILEKAKKFAFEANKHNIKLIFGVSADDTSKKIFFTEVMRNYANVEILFSQKISINVNTSLLRNLAFTNCKTKYIALFDVDIFPDMALIIKYLQLISSKKKPFYIIPCLYLTSFGSLALMEGKITINELKEKYFAYSRKEFLHLASPSSLTIMSAKDYAAIHGFDTCFEGHGYEDFDFLIRLCEYHGLLNDTYDLLVENTSRSPLFYVGYRKHLGKLCFDSLLEKDIAFHIFHQKNDINDYHLMREKNRLLFQKKHRGFYKKDNISARDNDYSLIDFIEHCKKNNYDLRNYSILFEDKPGHIDRYDTFRKKIKFLFNE; encoded by the coding sequence ATGAATGATTCGCTTAATGATCTCTTAACAATTCTAATTCCTATAGACCTAAGGTATCGAAAAAAAGATATACTTGAAAAGGCAAAAAAATTCGCTTTTGAAGCCAATAAACACAATATAAAGTTGATTTTTGGTGTCAGTGCTGATGATACTAGTAAGAAAATTTTTTTTACAGAGGTTATGAGGAATTATGCAAATGTTGAAATTTTATTTTCACAGAAAATAAGCATAAATGTAAACACTTCTTTATTGCGAAATTTGGCGTTTACAAATTGTAAAACTAAATATATCGCTTTGTTTGATGTGGATATTTTTCCTGACATGGCTCTTATCATAAAATATCTACAACTGATAAGTAGTAAAAAAAAACCATTCTACATAATACCCTGCCTTTATTTAACAAGCTTTGGAAGTTTAGCCCTGATGGAGGGCAAAATAACGATTAATGAATTAAAAGAAAAATATTTTGCTTATTCTAGAAAAGAATTTTTACATCTAGCTAGTCCATCCTCGTTAACAATAATGTCTGCAAAAGATTATGCTGCAATCCATGGCTTCGATACATGTTTTGAAGGGCATGGGTATGAAGATTTCGATTTTTTAATAAGGTTGTGTGAATATCATGGTCTGTTAAATGATACTTATGATTTGTTGGTTGAGAATACATCACGTTCCCCATTATTTTATGTGGGTTATCGTAAGCATCTTGGCAAACTATGTTTTGATTCTTTACTAGAAAAAGATATTGCTTTTCATATATTTCATCAAAAAAATGATATTAATGATTATCATTTGATGCGTGAAAAAAATAGATTGCTTTTTCAAAAAAAACATCGTGGTTTTTATAAAAAAGATAATATTAGTGCGCGTGATAATGATTATTCCCTTATTGATTTCATAGAACACTGTAAAAAAAACAATTACGACTTGCGTAATTACTCGATTTTATTTGAAGATAAACCTGGTCATATCGATAGATATGATACGTTCCGAAAAAAAATTAAATTTTTATTTAATGAGTAA
- the kpsT gene encoding KpsT protein: protein MIKIENLTKSYRTPQGRHYVFKNLNLELPSGKSVALIGRNGAGKSTLLRMIGGIDRPDSGRIVTDKTISWPVGLSGGFQGSLTGRENVKFVARLYAKKEELKEKIEFVEDFAELGKYFDMPIKTYSSGMKSRLGFGLSMAFKFDYYLVDEVTAVGDARFKQKCIELFNQKRHSSDLLMVSHSLNSLKDYCDVALFLQRDERLIYFENIAEAISMYRKEESL from the coding sequence ATGATCAAAATCGAAAACCTCACTAAGTCCTACCGTACACCGCAGGGCAGGCATTACGTTTTCAAAAATCTCAACCTGGAACTGCCGAGCGGGAAAAGCGTAGCGCTGATAGGCCGCAACGGGGCGGGTAAATCAACCTTGCTGCGTATGATCGGCGGTATCGATCGGCCCGATAGCGGGCGCATCGTTACGGATAAAACCATTTCCTGGCCCGTGGGCTTGTCTGGCGGGTTTCAGGGTAGCCTGACGGGGCGCGAGAATGTGAAATTCGTGGCCCGCCTGTACGCTAAAAAAGAGGAATTAAAAGAGAAAATCGAGTTCGTCGAGGATTTCGCCGAATTGGGCAAATACTTTGATATGCCCATCAAAACCTACTCGTCCGGCATGAAATCCCGGTTGGGGTTTGGATTGAGTATGGCCTTTAAATTCGATTATTACCTTGTTGATGAAGTTACAGCAGTCGGCGATGCACGTTTTAAACAGAAGTGCATAGAGCTATTCAATCAAAAACGACATTCTTCAGATTTGCTAATGGTTTCGCATAGCTTAAATTCATTAAAAGACTACTGTGATGTTGCATTGTTTTTACAAAGAGATGAGCGACTAATTTACTTTGAAAATATTGCAGAAGCTATTTCTATGTATAGGAAAGAAGAAAGTCTATGA
- the kpsM_2 gene encoding ABC-type polysaccharide/polyol phosphate export systems permease, protein MARSGFEVQKAAVHALFLRELKTRFGKYRLGYLWAILEPAAHMLILLVIFGFIMHRTMPDISFPVFLLNGIIPYFIFSNIATRSINAIEANQGLFNYRPVKPIDTIIARAAIETLIYVVVYIILMAIVGVCGEEFTVTQFITLVLTWVLLVLFACGIGLIFMVTGRTFPETEKLLPVMLKPLYFISCIMFPLHAVPKDYWPLLLWNPIVHAVELSRESVVAGYQTQGVSLNYLAFCTLVTLFIGLALYRTREEAMLTS, encoded by the coding sequence ATGGCCAGAAGTGGTTTTGAGGTGCAGAAAGCCGCTGTGCATGCCCTCTTTTTACGTGAGTTAAAGACGCGATTCGGGAAATATCGCCTTGGCTATTTATGGGCGATATTAGAACCCGCCGCGCATATGCTGATACTGCTGGTTATTTTTGGCTTTATAATGCATCGCACCATGCCGGATATCTCTTTTCCGGTATTTCTGCTAAATGGCATTATTCCCTATTTTATATTTAGTAATATTGCCACTCGCTCAATTAACGCTATCGAAGCCAATCAGGGGCTGTTCAATTATCGACCGGTAAAACCTATTGATACCATTATCGCCCGCGCTGCGATTGAAACGCTGATTTATGTGGTTGTCTATATCATTTTGATGGCGATTGTAGGGGTATGTGGTGAAGAGTTCACCGTTACACAATTCATCACGCTGGTGTTGACGTGGGTGTTGCTGGTGCTTTTCGCCTGCGGCATCGGACTTATCTTTATGGTGACGGGCAGAACCTTCCCTGAAACTGAAAAGCTTTTGCCTGTGATGTTAAAACCTCTCTATTTTATTTCCTGCATCATGTTCCCGTTGCATGCCGTTCCGAAAGATTACTGGCCGCTGTTGTTGTGGAATCCGATTGTACATGCCGTGGAGTTAAGCCGTGAATCTGTGGTGGCCGGTTATCAAACGCAAGGCGTAAGCCTGAACTATCTGGCATTTTGCACACTGGTGACGCTGTTTATCGGTCTGGCGCTCTACCGTACCCGGGAAGAGGCGATGCTGACGTCATGA
- the dmlR_4 gene encoding putative LysR family transcriptional regulator yields the protein MFKQLQDMALFALVAERGSFTAAANEAGLPKSSVSLRISQLEQQVGLRLLNRTTRKINLTFAGERYLVHCREMIDASERAEFALQRLRDNPSGRLRITCPAGIGATLLARMNTQFQRCYPEVILEVSVSDELIDLVESGYDVALRTGKPQDSSLIGRMIGHSPRILAASPAYLDSHPAIEHPSQLAEHQCIVHRAWNEWVLQKGDDYFRCTLPRLHTTDNLLYARECAMEGAGITLLPSFLMGTSLTSGILKRVLPDWEPEGNDLYLVYPSRKLNSPALSCYIDFALQYAEIKDSYKK from the coding sequence ATGTTTAAACAGTTACAGGATATGGCGCTGTTTGCGCTGGTGGCAGAGCGGGGGAGTTTTACGGCGGCGGCGAATGAGGCGGGATTACCGAAATCGAGCGTCAGCCTGCGTATCAGCCAGCTTGAACAGCAGGTGGGTCTGCGGTTACTCAATCGCACCACGCGAAAAATCAATCTGACCTTTGCGGGCGAACGTTATCTGGTGCATTGCCGGGAAATGATTGATGCTTCCGAACGTGCTGAGTTTGCACTACAGCGGTTACGCGACAATCCCAGCGGCAGATTGCGCATTACCTGCCCGGCGGGCATCGGCGCGACATTACTGGCGCGTATGAATACGCAATTTCAGCGTTGTTATCCTGAAGTGATACTGGAAGTGTCGGTCTCAGACGAATTGATTGATCTGGTTGAAAGCGGTTATGACGTGGCGCTGCGTACCGGAAAACCTCAGGATTCATCGCTCATCGGCCGTATGATTGGGCACAGCCCGCGTATACTGGCCGCTTCGCCAGCCTATCTTGATTCCCATCCTGCGATTGAACACCCCAGTCAACTGGCTGAGCATCAATGTATTGTCCATCGCGCATGGAATGAGTGGGTGCTGCAAAAAGGAGACGATTACTTTCGTTGTACGCTGCCCCGCTTACACACCACCGATAATCTTCTCTATGCGCGTGAATGCGCCATGGAGGGGGCGGGTATTACACTATTACCTTCCTTCCTGATGGGGACGTCCTTAACAAGCGGCATATTAAAACGCGTACTTCCCGACTGGGAACCAGAGGGTAACGATCTGTATTTAGTTTATCCAAGCCGCAAATTAAACTCACCCGCGCTCTCCTGTTACATCGATTTTGCACTGCAATATGCGGAAATTAAAGATTCGTATAAAAAATAA
- a CDS encoding putative alcohol dehydrogenase encodes MSVRAIAVNPHDPASFIEIHPDMPQPGDHDLLVEVKAVSINPVDTKVHKGIQKNGLQEPRILGWDASGIVKATGSKVTGFQPGDEVYYAGDITRPGSNTTHQLIDARIVGHKPKSLDWAAAASVPLTALTAWEGLFERLNIQDASADKTLLIIGGAGGVGSLAIPFAKHSSKVKVIATASREESAQWCRDRGADLVVSYHDLPGELAKHDIKFVDYIFILNDTDGHWPAVSQLIAPQGHICTIVENTQPLNQDALKSKSAALHWEFMYTRSMYQTADMARQGEILDHVARLIDDGIVESALSETLHGLSVETIREAHEKVLAGHMRGKVVIAF; translated from the coding sequence ATGTCAGTCAGAGCTATTGCCGTTAATCCTCACGATCCAGCCAGCTTTATTGAGATCCATCCCGATATGCCACAGCCTGGCGACCATGATTTGCTGGTTGAAGTTAAGGCGGTGTCGATAAACCCGGTCGATACCAAAGTGCATAAAGGTATTCAAAAAAACGGGCTGCAGGAGCCGCGTATTCTCGGTTGGGATGCCAGCGGCATTGTGAAAGCAACCGGCAGCAAAGTGACCGGCTTTCAACCGGGGGATGAAGTCTATTACGCAGGCGACATCACCCGCCCTGGCAGCAATACCACCCATCAGTTGATCGATGCGCGTATCGTTGGACATAAGCCTAAGAGCCTCGACTGGGCCGCTGCCGCCTCAGTTCCGCTAACGGCACTTACCGCATGGGAAGGATTATTCGAGCGCCTGAATATTCAGGACGCCAGTGCGGATAAAACGCTGTTAATTATCGGTGGCGCGGGTGGCGTGGGCTCGCTGGCAATCCCGTTTGCGAAACACAGCAGTAAAGTAAAAGTCATCGCAACCGCTTCGCGGGAAGAGTCCGCTCAGTGGTGCCGTGACCGCGGCGCGGACCTGGTGGTAAGCTATCACGATCTGCCGGGCGAACTGGCGAAACACGACATCAAGTTTGTCGATTACATCTTTATCCTCAACGATACCGATGGTCACTGGCCTGCTGTATCACAGCTTATCGCGCCGCAAGGGCACATTTGCACTATCGTGGAGAACACTCAGCCGCTTAATCAGGATGCGCTGAAATCAAAATCCGCCGCCTTACACTGGGAATTTATGTATACGCGCAGTATGTATCAGACTGCCGATATGGCGCGTCAGGGCGAGATTCTGGACCACGTCGCCAGGCTTATCGACGACGGCATTGTCGAAAGCGCCCTGAGCGAAACGCTGCACGGGTTAAGCGTGGAGACTATCCGTGAAGCCCACGAGAAAGTGCTGGCCGGGCATATGCGCGGGAAAGTGGTGATTGCGTTTTGA
- a CDS encoding glycerate kinase, giving the protein MKYHKPVIGIAGSLTPDVGVVHQYGIDAVFSVLTSIGSLEEALKNAFENIYRASRNIAATLNVGMHTAP; this is encoded by the coding sequence ATGAAATACCATAAACCGGTGATCGGCATTGCCGGCAGTTTGACGCCGGATGTCGGCGTGGTGCATCAGTACGGCATTGACGCGGTATTCAGCGTATTAACCAGCATCGGTTCGCTGGAAGAAGCGCTTAAGAACGCCTTTGAAAATATTTATCGCGCCTCGCGCAATATTGCCGCGACGCTCAACGTTGGGATGCATACTGCGCCTTAA